Below is a window of Georgenia soli DNA.
ACCGGGCGTGCTGGGCGATGCGGGCGTAGTCGGTGATGCCGAGGCGCTCCCCACGCAGCCCGGGGTCGATCCCGGCCGCACGCAGCACCTCCTCGGCGGCGGGCGCGGACCCCGCCCAGCCGGCGAGGGCTGCGCGCAGGGTCTTGCGGCGCTGCGCGAAGGCCGCGTCGACGACGGCGAAGACGTCCTCGCGCGTCGCCGTCGTCTCCGGGGGCTCGCGCCGCGTGAGGCGCACGAGAGCGGAGTCGACGTTCGGCACGGGCCAGAAGACCGTCCGCGAGATGGTGCCCGCCCGTGCTGCCTCGGCGTACCAGGCGGCCTTGACCGAGGGGACCCCATACGTGCGCGAGCCAGGCGGGGCGGCGATCCGGTCGGCCACCTCGGCCTGGACCATGACGAGCACCTCCCGCAGGCTCGGCAGGTTCTCCAGCAGCGTGAGCAGCACGGGCACGGCGACGTTGTAGGGCAGGTTGGCGACGAGCTTGGTGGGGGCGACGCCGTCCCCTCCCCCGGGTGCGGGCAACACCTCGGGCCCGGTGACGGTCATCGCGTCGGCCTGCAGCACGGCCAGCCGGCCGGCGGCCTCAGGCATGCGGGCGGCGACGGTGACGGGCAGCGCCCGCGCCAGCGGCGGGTCGATCTCGACGGCGATCACGCGCGCCCCCGTCTCGAGCAGCGCGAGGGTGAGGGAGCCGAGGCCGGGGCCGACCTCGAGGACGACGTCGTCCGGGCCGACGGCGGCCGAGCGGACGATGCGGCGCACGGTTCCGGCGTCGTGGACGAAGTTCTGGCCGAGGGTCTTCGTCGGGCGCACGCCGAGGGCTGCGGAGAGGCGGCGGACGTCGGCGGGACCGAGCAGGCCGGCTGGCTCGGTCGGTGCGGCGGGGTCGTCGGTCACTGCGCGAGCCTAACCGCGGGACGTGCCCGCCCGGGCCGCGGCGATCGCGTCCGCCGCCCTGATGAGCCCGAGGTGGCTGAACGCCTGGGGGAAGTTCCCGGCGAGGCGGCCCGACGCCGGGTCGTACTCCTCGCTGAGCAGCCCGAGGTCGCCGGCGGCCGCGAGGAGCGTCCGCATGAGCGCGTCCGCGTCGTCCACCCGTCCGCTGCGGGCGTGCTGCTCGACCAGCCAGAACGAGCAGAGGAAGAACGGGTACTCCTCGCCCTCGAGACCGTCCATCCCCGACTCGGTGCGATACCGGTGGACGTGGCCGCTGGGATGCTGCAGGTCCTTCTCGATCCTGGCGACCGTACCGAGCATCCGCGGATCGTCGTAGGGCACCAGACCCGTGTGCGGCAGCTGGAGCAGGGAGGCGTCCACCTCGGTGTTGTCGTAGGTCTGGGTGAAACTTCCCAGCTCGTCGTGATAGCCGTGACGGAAGATCTCCTGCCGCAACGTCTCACGCAGCTCGCGCCAGCGTTCGCCCGGACCTTCCAGCCCGTGGTGCTCCACAGCGCGCACCCCCTGGTCGAAGGCCGCCCACATCATCGCCCTGCCGTGGGTGAAGTAGTGCAGGTCTCCGCGCATCTCCCACACGCCGTGGTCCTTGCGGTCGAGATTCGCCTCGGAGTACTCCAGCAGGCTCCTCTGCAGCCCCCACGTGTACTCGTCCTCCGCCACGCCGGCGTCCCGGAGGGCACCGAGGGCGATCATCACCTCGCCGACGACGTCAGCCTGGTACTGGTCGGCGGCACCGTTGCCCACACGGACGGGCCGGGAGTTCTCGTACCCGGCGAGGTGGTCGAGCTCCAGCTCGTGCAGGTCTCGCTCGCCCGCCAGCCCGTACATGATCCTGATGTCGTGCACGTCGCCGGCGACCGCCCGGAGCAGCCAGTCCCGCCACAGTGCCGCGCCCTCGGTGAGTCCGTGCGCCACGGCGACCTCGATCGTCAGCGCGGCGTCCCGCAGCCAGGTGTACCGGTAGTCCCAGTTACGGCTGCCACCGAAGTGTTCCGGCAGCGAGGCCGTGGGCGCGGCGACGATGCCGCCGGTGCGGCCGTGGGTGAGGGCCCGCAGGACGAGCAGCGAACGCTCGACCTCCGAGCGGTAGTCGCCCTCCACCGTGAGCTGGGACGACCAGTCGGTCCAGAACCTCTCGGTCTCCGCCAGAGACCGGTCCGGGTCGGCAGGTGACGGCGGTTCGACGTGGGACGGGAACCAGGACAGGTCCCAGTCGAGACGCTCCCCCGCGTCGAGCCGGAACCTGCCGCACAGCTGCGGGGCGGGAGCGCCGCCGTGGCCCGGACCGTGCCCGGCCCCCGCCTCACCGTCGGTGCGCTCGAGGAGCGGGCCGCTGAGGAGCAGCCCCTCCGGGCCGGCGATCGACAGCAGCATCTCCTTACCGCCGACCACACCCGTCCGGACCCAGGGGGTGGACCTGGCGTAGTTGGACCGCAGTCGCAGGTCGTGCTCGACCTCG
It encodes the following:
- a CDS encoding glycoside hydrolase family 15 protein, with amino-acid sequence MSTPLEDYALLSNLSTGPLVSRDGSIDWLCLPRFDSPALFTAILGGPDDGRWKLSVVDGEVVERRYRPQTFILETTWRTPAGTARVTDFLPPAKSHADLVRRVECLGGTVEVEHDLRLRSNYARSTPWVRTGVVGGKEMLLSIAGPEGLLLSGPLLERTDGEAGAGHGPGHGGAPAPQLCGRFRLDAGERLDWDLSWFPSHVEPPSPADPDRSLAETERFWTDWSSQLTVEGDYRSEVERSLLVLRALTHGRTGGIVAAPTASLPEHFGGSRNWDYRYTWLRDAALTIEVAVAHGLTEGAALWRDWLLRAVAGDVHDIRIMYGLAGERDLHELELDHLAGYENSRPVRVGNGAADQYQADVVGEVMIALGALRDAGVAEDEYTWGLQRSLLEYSEANLDRKDHGVWEMRGDLHYFTHGRAMMWAAFDQGVRAVEHHGLEGPGERWRELRETLRQEIFRHGYHDELGSFTQTYDNTEVDASLLQLPHTGLVPYDDPRMLGTVARIEKDLQHPSGHVHRYRTESGMDGLEGEEYPFFLCSFWLVEQHARSGRVDDADALMRTLLAAAGDLGLLSEEYDPASGRLAGNFPQAFSHLGLIRAADAIAAARAGTSRG
- the rsmA gene encoding 16S rRNA (adenine(1518)-N(6)/adenine(1519)-N(6))-dimethyltransferase RsmA, with the translated sequence MTDDPAAPTEPAGLLGPADVRRLSAALGVRPTKTLGQNFVHDAGTVRRIVRSAAVGPDDVVLEVGPGLGSLTLALLETGARVIAVEIDPPLARALPVTVAARMPEAAGRLAVLQADAMTVTGPEVLPAPGGGDGVAPTKLVANLPYNVAVPVLLTLLENLPSLREVLVMVQAEVADRIAAPPGSRTYGVPSVKAAWYAEAARAGTISRTVFWPVPNVDSALVRLTRREPPETTATREDVFAVVDAAFAQRRKTLRAALAGWAGSAPAAEEVLRAAGIDPGLRGERLGITDYARIAQHARSAGAPGARSGTLGA